A single genomic interval of Chloroflexota bacterium harbors:
- a CDS encoding response regulator codes for MTTSYHDRAHEAESTDGPDGLYSPSASLLQHALDEAPVGIWIADDCSRTVFVNQHLATMLGYTVEEMRGRSLFAFMDDARNSGILEHRLDQRQRTLDAKFIRKDGAACWASVALCPATDDGGRYSGTVAILTDITERKRAEELQKVDHERGVTETRIQAARAQEELIRQERLRALGQLASGVAHDFNNALAVIMGLTDLLFLRPELLDDRAKLLSYLKQIQTSASDAAKIVQGLREFYRPREEARVLLNLNQIVEETIQLTAPKWRVEAEANGRAIHVRTQLTALPEILGDPAELREALTNLIFNAVDALPMGGTITIRTVVDQGAVLIEVSDDGVGMSDDVRERCLEPFFTTKGERGSGLGLSMVLGAVQRHDGSVAIESAPANGTTIRIRIPIAQCPGLEPSHGGEERAGKPPAARVLAVDDDPDVLEVVRQFLGMDGHRVATASGGQEALDRLRSDHFDLVITDLAMPEMNGGELATAIKLQTPNVPIILLTGFADTMEVQGDHPKAVDLVLGKPITQAALRKAIDLVLHKPEAVDIRIPRMK; via the coding sequence ATGACTACCTCGTACCACGACCGAGCCCATGAAGCGGAATCGACGGACGGGCCTGACGGCTTGTATTCGCCCAGCGCATCTCTTCTTCAACATGCGCTCGACGAAGCCCCCGTCGGGATTTGGATTGCGGACGATTGCAGCCGAACGGTCTTCGTGAACCAACATCTCGCCACCATGCTGGGCTACACCGTTGAAGAGATGCGAGGACGGTCGCTCTTCGCCTTCATGGATGACGCGCGGAACAGCGGAATCCTCGAACACCGACTCGACCAGAGGCAGCGAACGCTCGATGCCAAGTTCATTCGAAAAGATGGAGCTGCCTGTTGGGCGAGCGTCGCGCTGTGTCCAGCGACCGACGACGGCGGCCGGTACTCCGGCACGGTTGCGATCCTGACCGATATCACGGAGCGAAAGCGCGCGGAGGAGCTGCAGAAGGTCGATCACGAGCGCGGGGTGACGGAGACCCGGATCCAGGCGGCGCGGGCGCAGGAGGAGCTCATCCGACAGGAGCGGCTTCGGGCCCTCGGGCAGTTGGCCAGCGGGGTTGCCCATGATTTCAACAACGCGCTCGCGGTCATTATGGGACTGACCGATCTGCTGTTTCTGCGCCCGGAACTGCTCGACGACCGGGCCAAGCTCTTGAGCTACCTGAAGCAAATCCAAACGAGCGCCAGCGACGCCGCGAAGATCGTTCAGGGGCTCCGCGAATTCTACCGACCGCGCGAAGAGGCCCGCGTCCTTCTCAACCTCAATCAGATCGTCGAAGAGACCATCCAGCTCACAGCTCCGAAATGGCGCGTGGAGGCGGAGGCAAACGGGCGCGCCATCCACGTCAGGACGCAGCTCACGGCGCTGCCGGAGATCCTGGGAGACCCCGCTGAGCTCCGCGAAGCGCTGACGAATCTCATATTCAACGCGGTCGACGCCCTACCGATGGGCGGCACGATCACCATACGTACGGTCGTCGATCAAGGCGCCGTGCTCATCGAGGTGAGCGATGACGGCGTGGGAATGAGCGACGACGTTCGAGAGCGCTGCCTCGAGCCATTTTTCACGACGAAGGGCGAGCGAGGGAGCGGACTCGGGCTCTCGATGGTTCTCGGGGCAGTCCAGCGGCACGACGGGAGCGTCGCCATCGAAAGCGCACCCGCAAATGGCACGACCATCCGCATTCGAATTCCCATCGCGCAATGTCCCGGGCTGGAGCCATCCCATGGAGGCGAAGAGCGAGCGGGGAAACCCCCGGCCGCCCGCGTGCTCGCCGTCGACGACGACCCGGACGTGTTGGAGGTCGTCCGCCAGTTCCTCGGGATGGACGGCCACCGGGTCGCCACCGCGAGCGGAGGACAGGAAGCGCTGGACCGTTTGCGATCAGATCACTTCGATCTCGTCATCACCGACCTGGCCATGCCCGAGATGAACGGCGGCGAGCTGGCCACCGCCATCAAATTACAGACTCCCAACGTGCCGATTATCTTGCTCACGGGCTTTGCCGATACGATGGAGGTCCAGGGGGATCACCCGAAGGCCGTTGATCT